One window of Sphingobacteriales bacterium genomic DNA carries:
- a CDS encoding transporter, producing MWTIFVFRAVLLIAQIQNPDISYIQAGWQQQQFKGLTQYMQFHNTTATNLPYHQHYVYDPFGSSAETFSTIHIEARYYINRRSFLMVNLPFAFNERITSDTLNMNENGLGDLILSGGYQLYNSKLFKPDAKLKHIVILQGGVRVPTGVSDRFNEINEAEPHSLPGYGSIGFLFSGLYWLEVEGFQLGLSGYYTLNRENKYTYRFGNLIQSNLQVRYHLPFVSVFDAIPQTGLIWLSQNQDYMNDRPSPEYNEVSRTIFYVGATVQKGKLQAEFNYHLPLSAKVEGPQIDFKSQWQLRFQYNIPQREAKKILPNRSGL from the coding sequence TTGTGGACAATCTTTGTTTTTAGGGCGGTATTATTGATAGCTCAAATTCAGAATCCCGATATTTCTTATATCCAAGCCGGTTGGCAACAACAACAATTTAAAGGATTGACTCAATATATGCAGTTTCATAACACAACTGCTACAAATCTTCCTTACCACCAACATTATGTTTACGATCCTTTTGGAAGTTCTGCTGAAACTTTTTCCACAATTCATATCGAAGCGAGATATTACATCAATCGCCGTAGTTTTTTAATGGTAAACCTTCCGTTCGCCTTCAATGAACGAATAACCTCCGATACGTTGAACATGAATGAAAATGGTTTGGGGGATTTAATTTTGTCCGGAGGGTATCAATTGTATAATTCCAAATTGTTTAAACCTGATGCAAAATTGAAACATATTGTTATACTTCAGGGAGGTGTCAGAGTTCCGACAGGAGTTTCCGACCGTTTTAACGAAATCAATGAAGCAGAACCGCATAGTTTACCGGGTTACGGAAGTATTGGATTTTTGTTTTCAGGTTTATACTGGTTGGAAGTTGAAGGGTTTCAGTTGGGCTTGTCGGGCTATTATACGCTTAACCGGGAAAATAAATATACGTATCGTTTTGGAAACCTGATTCAATCAAACCTGCAGGTGCGTTATCACTTGCCGTTTGTTTCTGTATTTGATGCAATTCCCCAAACAGGACTAATCTGGTTATCGCAAAATCAGGATTATATGAACGACCGGCCATCTCCTGAATATAATGAAGTTTCACGCACCATTTTTTATGTGGGGGCTACTGTTCAAAAAGGAAAACTACAAGCCGAATTTAACTATCATTTACCGTTATCAGCTAAAGTGGAAGGTCCGCAAATTGATTTTAAATCACAATGGCAATTACGGTTTCAGTATAATATTCCACAGCGGGAAGCCAAAAAAATATTGCCCAATCGCAGTGGCTTGTAA
- a CDS encoding HYR domain-containing protein — protein MGITYSPASGSIFSVGTTPVTATATDVNGNSSNCIFNVTVVDDEDPVITCPADITVPAAFGYCSEEVSFAATATDNCGVFGITYNYLPGSSFGVGTIEVTATATDLYGNDSSCTFDVTVLDTQAPVISGCPGVITVYTGAGDTDCSQNATWTEPTAIDNCMGWSFGQPEVMHPERCLDLARPQ, from the coding sequence ATGGGTATTACTTACAGTCCTGCATCGGGCAGTATCTTTTCGGTTGGTACGACTCCAGTTACTGCAACTGCAACAGATGTGAATGGCAACAGCAGTAATTGTATATTTAATGTAACCGTTGTTGATGACGAAGATCCGGTGATTACCTGCCCCGCAGATATAACAGTACCTGCGGCTTTTGGATATTGCAGTGAGGAGGTGAGTTTTGCAGCGACTGCTACAGACAATTGCGGTGTTTTTGGAATTACTTACAACTATTTACCGGGCAGCAGTTTTGGCGTTGGAACAATAGAGGTTACCGCTACTGCTACAGACCTGTATGGCAACGATAGCTCCTGTACATTTGACGTTACAGTCTTAGATACGCAGGCACCTGTTATATCGGGTTGTCCGGGCGTGATTACCGTATATACCGGAGCAGGAGATACAGATTGTTCTCAAAATGCTACATGGACAGAGCCGACTGCAATTGACAATTGTATGGGGTGGTCCTTTGGGCAACCCGAAGTCATGCACCCGGAGCGTTGTTTGGATTTGGCTCGACCACAGTGA
- a CDS encoding RecX family transcriptional regulator, which produces MLSTELKPIFLKIRRYCAQSERCQKEVSDKLKQWGLSDEEIEVYIELLVAENFIDHLRYSNFFASDKFRFQKWGRLKIIHALKAKGISSPDYESAIRTQIDEGEYLQTLELLTVKKLELLSDISQILPKKQKLLQYLLQKGYEPELIHKTIRSFLP; this is translated from the coding sequence ATGCTTTCGACCGAACTTAAACCTATTTTTTTAAAAATCAGACGCTATTGTGCCCAGTCGGAACGATGTCAAAAAGAAGTTAGCGACAAATTAAAACAATGGGGTTTAAGTGATGAAGAGATAGAAGTTTATATAGAATTGTTAGTTGCCGAAAATTTTATAGATCATCTTCGATACAGCAACTTTTTTGCTTCCGATAAATTCAGATTTCAAAAATGGGGAAGATTAAAAATTATTCATGCGTTAAAAGCTAAAGGAATTTCTTCCCCAGATTATGAATCAGCCATCAGAACTCAAATTGACGAGGGGGAATATTTACAAACGCTTGAATTACTGACCGTTAAAAAGTTGGAATTGCTGTCTGATATCAGCCAAATATTACCTAAAAAGCAAAAACTGCTACAATATCTGCTGCAAAAAGGATACGAACCTGAATTAATTCACAAAACAATCAGGTCTTTTTTGCCTTAA
- a CDS encoding IS982 family transposase, whose translation MLLVITNKLVSLYIEIDDLLLDYTNCNQSHCILGHKPRGRKLGLSPSEIATILVFYQLSGYKTFQYYYEQLILGEFNHYFPKAPGYKHFLSLIHKCLPVLVLWMLRSCEKALKTGCYFIDATKLPVCHIHRQSQNRVFKDIAAKGKTSTGWFFGLKLHLVINQFGEIVKFALTAGNVADNNHNLLRYLLGNLQGKCAADKGYYTKLFDEFVKQGLQLILKPKKNRKNQYPALPKDVSLSKKRALIESVNDILKTVCNLEHTRHRKPENAATHFMAALIAYQHLDKKPSVFIPNENNYTNTIQFVA comes from the coding sequence ATGCTTCTTGTTATAACAAACAAACTGGTATCGTTGTACATAGAGATTGACGATTTATTGCTTGACTATACTAACTGCAATCAATCACACTGTATTTTGGGTCATAAACCTCGGGGACGAAAGCTTGGTTTAAGTCCATCGGAAATAGCCACAATTCTTGTATTTTACCAATTATCCGGTTACAAAACTTTTCAATACTACTATGAACAACTCATTTTGGGCGAATTTAACCATTATTTTCCAAAAGCACCTGGCTATAAGCACTTTTTATCATTGATACACAAATGCTTGCCGGTATTAGTGCTTTGGATGTTACGTTCATGTGAAAAAGCCCTCAAAACAGGCTGTTACTTCATAGACGCAACCAAATTACCGGTATGCCATATACATCGTCAAAGCCAAAATCGGGTGTTTAAAGACATCGCTGCCAAAGGTAAGACCTCCACAGGTTGGTTCTTTGGCTTGAAGTTGCATTTAGTCATCAACCAATTCGGAGAAATTGTTAAGTTTGCGCTTACTGCTGGAAATGTGGCAGACAATAACCACAACTTGCTGCGCTATCTGTTGGGCAACTTGCAGGGCAAATGTGCAGCAGACAAAGGCTATTACACCAAACTCTTTGACGAATTTGTTAAACAAGGTTTACAGCTTATCCTAAAACCAAAGAAGAACCGTAAAAATCAATATCCCGCTTTGCCTAAAGATGTCTCTCTCAGTAAAAAAAGAGCATTGATTGAATCGGTAAATGATATTCTGAAAACAGTTTGCAATTTAGAACACACAAGACATCGCAAACCGGAAAACGCAGCTACACATTTTATGGCTGCTCTAATTGCCTATCAACACTTAGATAAAAAACCATCTGTTTTTATCCCCAACGAAAATAATTACACAAACACCATCCAATTTGTTGCTTAA
- a CDS encoding HYR domain-containing protein: protein MVLWATRSHAPGALFGFGSTTVSYVFTDAYSNSSTCSFTVVVVDNTQPLITCPADQTVNLNASCSATMPAYSAVSTSDNCTGVISVVQSPAASTVYTAEGNQVVTLTATDANGNTNACTFNVYFDDVNAPVIAGCPSNQTVNTGVGNLTCTQTATWTAPSATDGCTAVSVVSTHSPGATFALGTTTVSYTFSDGNGNSSVCSFTVTVIDNTVPVISCPSGMIVAADLDLCSAQGVTYAATATDNCNAPVIVHSPASGSTFLVGVTTVTATATDLVGNSSSCSFTVTVTDTQLPVITCPTPITIPASAGVCETAVTYSATASDNCSVMGITYSPASGSIFSVGTTPVTATATDVNGNSSNCIFNVTVVDDEDPVITCPADITVPAAFGYCSEEVSFAATATDNCGVFGITYNYLPGSSFGVGTIEVTATATDLYGNDSSCTFDVTVLDTQAPVISGCPGVITVYTGAGDTDCSQNATWTEPTAIDNCMGPVLWATRSHAPGALFGFGSTTVSYVFTDAYSNSSTCSFTVVVVDNTQPLITCPADQTVNLNASCSATMPAYSAVSTNDNCTGVISVVQSPAASTVYTAEGNQVVTLTATDANGNTNACTFNVYFDDVNAPVIAGCPLNITVYTGAGNGTCTQTATWIPPSATDGCTAVSVVSTHSPGATFALGTTTVSYTFSDGNGNSSVCSFTVTVIDNTVPVISGCPGAITVNTGIGNPVCSQTASWTEPTASDSCPGVVSLTSQSHSSGSVFGFGTTTVTYVFTDANSNNSTCSFTVTVFDNTPPVITCPPPQTVPLNATCLAALPAFSAATLTDNCSGSIGLAQFPVPSTIYTAEGNHTVVLTATDANGNTNSCNFNLFIDDVTPPFVFGCPTDITVSTGPGNTTCTQSATWTAPSANDACVGPIVPLVSHAPGTFFPVGDTTVSYTFNDGNSNTSVCSFTVTVLDNTPPVLVCPAAQFAETDDDGGYNCTTSIAGLQVTALDNCTSTGLLNFTYSVSGATVIGTTNHTGSPLNLSSILFGLGSSTVTVTAADTNSPTPNVGIVCTFTVTVADNEDPQIVCAIPAASYDTDPGVCTYTVPNNGLNPTFTNDNCSIASVLNNFTGTSTLNGAVFPLGATTVVWTILDGSGNTTTCSYIVTVVDNQNPMIVCAIPASSYNTDPGVCTYTVIGTALDPVSTDDNCSVALVVNNYNGLSSLNGAVFPLGNSTVLWTVTDGSGRTATCNYTITVVDNQNPVITCATPALSYNTDPNLCTYTVVGNMLNPVATSDNCSILFVTNDFNNTATLNGAVFPLGNTVVTWSITDGSLNGANCSYTVTVVDNQNPAITCATPAVSYPTDADECTYTVPDNSLNPVLTDDNCSVSSVVNDFNSSATLNGAVFPLGNSLVTWTVVDGSGNSSTCAYTVVVTDTQNPVLACPANQIIQTSSNGTGDCSSAYNIADPLNDNCTGATWGATFTGNVMGNPTDLAGIANGSDSGLLEFKLGTTTVMLNASDGSSNIATPCSFTVTVEDDEMPVAVCQSITIELDNLGQATILPEELDGGSTDNCSITFSASRTEFSCLHLGDNTVMLTVTDPDGNSDDCITTVTVEDNVNPAAICQDVTIYLDGDGNAYLTAADINNGSNDNCEFVMTISQDEFNCAELGNNIVTLTVTDSSNNEATCQAIVTVADDINPNAVCQDVYTQLGPGSTVTVTTGQVNNGSTDNCGTVNEVSLTPDTFTAEGAYLATLLINDGNGNESTCDATISVGPLATADDNTPICEGATLMLFSSGGVSYSWSGPLGFTSLAQNPVISGATAAMSGIYTVTVTGALGFTATASTNVIVDVYPSGSLMGTMTTICVGNTIDITAFGGATYLWNGPNGFSSTNANIVIPNVTTAMSGLYVVTVTSLYGCSVMLTSNITVHPNPVVGIIGTIDACSGQPITLTATGGATYIWSGPGGYTSSGATLLRPNANAGMEGVYTVTVTNTNGCTSTGDVYVTVGTTPTATITGSTATCLGGTLSLTASGGVNYAWSGPGGYTANSATITRTGVTFGMGGNYIVTVTSANGCTASTSVTVTTNGGTASITGNTGFCTGSTITLTASGGTSYAWSGPGGFTAFTATMTRSGATTAMAGTYTVTVTGAGGCTATASHTITVGSTFTAGVSGTLTYCEGTTISLTATGGVSYLWSGPGGYSSAGAVLSRPSATPAMSGAYTVTVTNAGGCTATATRNVTVNPLPTANITGSNVICQGTTLTLTASGGTSYAWSGPGFSATTATINRTNATVAMSGTYTVTVTGTGGCKSTMSIAVTVNPKPVVSITGPGSVCNGSTLFLTATGGATYAWSGPGGFSYSGATMERSGMNSSAVGSYTVTVTSVAGCTSTATKYVSVLATPTVNVSGTLTYCAGANIGLTASGGSTYSWSGPGGFTASTASFIRVVSTVAMSGVYTVTVTASNGCSNTASRTITVNPLPIASASSNSPVCAGTQITLFGSGGVAYQWQGPALYSSTLQNPVRNSATTSMGGTYNLTVTDSNGCKGTTSTVVLVLTCPGKTETEVSGVETLTAYPNPTGGMTTIEFSTYTDEQVQLKVFAADGREVSVLFDGKAEGGTSNQLSFDMNPLPSGIYYAVLRTANGETQQIKLMVVR from the coding sequence GTGGTCCTTTGGGCAACCCGAAGTCATGCACCCGGAGCGTTGTTTGGATTTGGCTCGACCACAGTGAGTTATGTGTTTACGGATGCATATTCCAACAGTTCGACCTGTAGTTTTACCGTGGTAGTGGTTGATAATACTCAACCCTTAATTACCTGCCCAGCCGACCAAACGGTCAATCTGAACGCTTCGTGTTCAGCGACAATGCCGGCTTATTCTGCGGTATCTACGAGCGATAATTGTACGGGTGTAATCAGCGTAGTGCAAAGTCCTGCGGCAAGCACGGTTTATACCGCCGAGGGCAATCAGGTAGTTACCCTGACTGCAACTGATGCCAATGGCAATACGAACGCTTGCACCTTTAATGTTTACTTTGACGATGTGAATGCACCGGTGATAGCGGGTTGTCCGAGCAACCAAACGGTAAATACGGGAGTTGGCAATCTGACCTGCACACAAACGGCAACCTGGACTGCACCGAGTGCGACAGACGGATGTACGGCGGTGAGTGTGGTCAGTACCCATTCTCCGGGAGCTACATTTGCCTTAGGCACAACGACGGTCAGCTATACCTTCAGCGATGGCAACGGCAATAGTTCTGTTTGCAGCTTTACGGTAACCGTGATAGACAATACTGTTCCTGTGATCAGTTGTCCATCGGGTATGATTGTTGCAGCCGATTTGGATTTGTGCAGTGCGCAAGGAGTTACCTATGCTGCTACGGCAACAGATAATTGCAATGCCCCGGTCATTGTACATTCCCCTGCATCGGGTAGCACTTTCCTTGTAGGCGTTACTACTGTAACTGCGACTGCCACCGACTTAGTTGGCAACAGCAGCAGTTGCAGTTTTACCGTAACAGTAACAGACACACAATTGCCGGTGATTACCTGTCCTACACCTATAACAATTCCGGCATCTGCAGGAGTTTGTGAAACAGCAGTGACTTATAGCGCAACAGCTTCTGACAATTGCAGTGTGATGGGTATTACTTACAGTCCTGCATCGGGCAGTATCTTTTCGGTTGGTACGACTCCAGTTACTGCAACTGCAACAGATGTGAATGGCAACAGCAGTAATTGTATATTTAATGTAACCGTTGTTGATGACGAAGATCCGGTGATTACCTGCCCCGCAGATATAACAGTACCTGCAGCTTTTGGATATTGCAGTGAGGAGGTGAGTTTTGCAGCGACTGCTACAGACAATTGCGGTGTTTTTGGAATTACTTACAACTATTTACCGGGCAGCAGTTTTGGCGTTGGAACAATAGAGGTTACCGCTACTGCTACAGACCTGTATGGCAACGATAGCTCCTGTACATTTGACGTTACAGTCTTAGATACGCAGGCACCTGTTATATCGGGTTGTCCGGGCGTGATTACCGTATATACCGGAGCAGGAGATACAGATTGTTCTCAAAATGCTACATGGACAGAGCCGACTGCAATTGACAATTGTATGGGGCCGGTCCTTTGGGCAACCCGAAGTCATGCACCCGGAGCGTTGTTTGGATTTGGCTCGACCACAGTGAGTTATGTGTTTACGGATGCATATTCCAACAGTTCGACCTGTAGTTTTACCGTGGTAGTGGTTGATAATACTCAACCCTTAATTACCTGCCCAGCCGACCAAACGGTCAATCTGAACGCTTCCTGTTCTGCGACGATGCCTGCCTATTCAGCAGTATCTACGAACGATAATTGTACGGGTGTAATCAGCGTAGTACAAAGTCCTGCGGCAAGTACGGTATATACTGCCGAGGGCAATCAGGTAGTTACCCTGACTGCAACCGATGCCAATGGCAATACGAACGCTTGCACCTTTAATGTTTACTTCGACGATGTGAATGCGCCGGTGATAGCGGGTTGTCCTTTAAATATAACGGTTTATACCGGTGCCGGCAATGGTACTTGTACGCAAACTGCCACCTGGATTCCACCGAGCGCTACTGATGGATGTACGGCAGTGAGTGTGGTCAGTACCCATTCTCCGGGAGCTACATTTGCCTTAGGCACAACGACGGTCAGCTATACCTTCAGTGATGGCAACGGCAATAGTTCTGTTTGCAGCTTTACGGTTACGGTGATTGACAATACCGTTCCGGTTATTTCGGGATGTCCCGGTGCTATTACTGTCAATACCGGTATTGGTAATCCAGTTTGTAGTCAAACTGCAAGCTGGACAGAGCCTACTGCGTCTGATAGTTGTCCGGGGGTTGTGTCTTTAACATCACAGAGCCACAGTTCAGGAAGTGTGTTTGGATTTGGAACGACAACGGTTACTTACGTATTTACAGATGCAAACAGCAACAACAGTACTTGCAGCTTTACGGTAACAGTATTCGACAATACGCCACCGGTGATTACGTGTCCTCCACCACAGACAGTTCCGTTAAATGCGACATGCCTGGCAGCTTTGCCTGCCTTTTCAGCCGCGACTTTAACCGATAACTGTTCGGGCAGTATTGGATTGGCACAATTCCCTGTTCCAAGTACAATTTACACAGCAGAAGGCAATCATACCGTTGTACTCACGGCTACTGATGCCAATGGCAATACAAACAGTTGTAATTTCAACTTGTTTATTGATGATGTTACGCCTCCATTTGTGTTTGGATGCCCCACAGACATTACCGTATCTACCGGACCGGGTAATACAACCTGTACGCAATCGGCAACCTGGACGGCTCCGAGCGCAAACGATGCTTGTGTCGGGCCTATCGTTCCTTTGGTCAGTCATGCTCCCGGCACATTTTTCCCGGTAGGGGATACCACGGTTTCCTATACCTTTAATGATGGCAACAGCAACACTTCGGTTTGCAGTTTCACCGTTACCGTATTAGACAACACACCTCCGGTGTTGGTCTGTCCTGCTGCACAGTTTGCAGAAACTGATGATGACGGCGGATATAATTGTACGACCTCCATAGCAGGATTACAGGTAACTGCGCTTGATAATTGCACCTCTACCGGATTGTTGAATTTTACCTACTCTGTCAGTGGTGCGACGGTTATCGGAACAACCAACCATACCGGAAGCCCCTTGAACCTGAGCAGCATTTTGTTTGGATTGGGCAGCAGCACGGTAACGGTAACAGCGGCAGATACCAATAGTCCCACACCTAATGTTGGCATAGTTTGTACCTTTACTGTTACGGTTGCCGACAATGAAGATCCTCAAATTGTATGTGCAATTCCGGCGGCATCTTACGACACTGACCCGGGCGTATGTACTTATACAGTACCGAATAACGGATTGAACCCCACTTTTACCAATGACAATTGCAGCATTGCCTCTGTGCTGAATAATTTTACCGGAACATCTACCCTTAATGGTGCAGTGTTCCCATTGGGAGCTACTACTGTTGTATGGACAATCCTCGATGGAAGCGGCAATACTACTACCTGCAGTTATATTGTAACGGTGGTGGATAACCAGAATCCAATGATTGTTTGCGCCATTCCGGCATCGAGCTACAATACTGATCCGGGAGTTTGTACATATACTGTTATCGGAACAGCTTTAGATCCGGTGTCAACCGATGATAATTGCAGTGTGGCTTTGGTTGTAAATAATTACAACGGATTGTCTTCTCTTAATGGCGCTGTGTTCCCGCTTGGCAATTCTACTGTTCTTTGGACGGTAACGGATGGCAGCGGCAGAACTGCTACCTGTAATTATACGATTACCGTGGTGGACAATCAAAACCCGGTTATTACCTGTGCAACACCTGCCTTGTCTTACAATACAGATCCGAATTTATGTACTTATACCGTCGTTGGAAATATGCTCAACCCTGTTGCTACTTCTGACAATTGCAGTATTCTTTTTGTAACCAACGACTTCAACAATACGGCTACGCTGAACGGCGCAGTATTCCCGCTTGGAAACACAGTTGTTACCTGGTCAATTACTGACGGAAGTCTTAATGGTGCAAATTGCAGTTATACTGTTACGGTTGTTGACAATCAAAATCCCGCAATTACCTGCGCGACCCCTGCGGTTTCTTATCCGACGGATGCTGACGAATGTACTTATACCGTTCCTGACAATAGTCTTAACCCTGTATTGACAGACGACAATTGCTCGGTGTCATCCGTGGTGAATGACTTTAACAGCAGTGCTACGCTAAACGGAGCAGTATTCCCCTTGGGCAATAGTCTGGTTACGTGGACGGTTGTTGACGGAAGTGGAAACAGTTCGACCTGTGCATATACGGTAGTGGTTACGGATACTCAAAATCCTGTACTTGCTTGTCCGGCAAATCAAATCATTCAGACAAGTTCAAACGGGACCGGAGATTGCAGCAGTGCTTATAACATTGCCGATCCATTAAACGATAATTGTACAGGGGCAACATGGGGAGCAACCTTTACAGGTAATGTAATGGGTAATCCTACTGACCTTGCCGGTATTGCGAATGGATCAGACAGCGGGCTTTTAGAATTTAAACTGGGCACGACTACTGTTATGCTCAACGCATCTGATGGAAGCAGTAATATAGCAACTCCCTGTAGTTTTACGGTTACGGTTGAAGATGACGAAATGCCTGTGGCAGTTTGCCAAAGCATCACTATCGAACTCGATAATCTTGGACAGGCGACTATATTGCCCGAAGAACTTGATGGTGGAAGTACCGATAATTGTTCCATTACTTTTAGTGCAAGCCGTACTGAGTTTAGTTGTTTGCATCTGGGAGATAATACGGTGATGCTTACGGTTACTGATCCGGATGGAAACAGCGATGATTGTATTACCACGGTTACTGTGGAAGACAATGTTAACCCCGCTGCAATTTGTCAGGATGTTACCATTTACCTCGATGGAGATGGGAATGCTTATCTGACAGCCGCAGATATAAACAATGGCAGCAACGATAACTGTGAGTTTGTAATGACTATCAGTCAGGACGAATTTAACTGTGCAGAGTTGGGTAATAATATTGTAACACTGACAGTTACCGATAGCAGCAATAACGAAGCAACTTGTCAGGCAATCGTAACGGTTGCGGATGATATTAACCCCAACGCAGTCTGTCAGGATGTATATACGCAGCTTGGTCCGGGCAGTACTGTTACTGTTACGACTGGGCAAGTCAATAATGGCAGCACGGACAACTGTGGAACGGTCAATGAAGTATCACTTACTCCCGATACCTTTACGGCTGAAGGAGCATACCTTGCTACTTTGTTGATTAACGACGGGAATGGAAATGAATCCACCTGTGATGCCACGATTTCGGTAGGTCCATTGGCTACTGCCGACGACAATACACCGATTTGTGAGGGCGCAACATTGATGTTATTCTCCAGCGGAGGAGTGTCATATTCGTGGAGCGGGCCGCTTGGGTTTACCTCTTTGGCTCAAAATCCGGTGATTTCGGGAGCAACTGCTGCTATGTCGGGTATTTATACAGTTACCGTTACGGGTGCCTTAGGATTTACTGCCACTGCAAGCACTAATGTGATTGTTGATGTATATCCTTCCGGCAGTTTAATGGGTACTATGACTACTATTTGCGTTGGGAATACGATAGATATTACAGCGTTTGGCGGTGCTACCTATTTGTGGAACGGGCCTAACGGATTTAGCTCTACGAATGCAAATATTGTAATTCCGAATGTTACAACCGCCATGTCGGGATTGTATGTGGTAACGGTAACCAGTTTGTATGGATGCAGTGTAATGCTGACTTCAAATATAACCGTTCATCCGAATCCGGTAGTTGGTATCATCGGCACTATTGATGCCTGTTCCGGTCAACCCATCACTTTAACTGCAACGGGCGGAGCGACATACATCTGGAGCGGTCCGGGAGGATATACTTCCTCGGGAGCTACTTTGTTACGTCCCAATGCGAATGCCGGTATGGAGGGTGTTTATACGGTAACTGTTACCAATACCAATGGATGCACATCCACCGGCGATGTTTATGTAACAGTCGGAACAACTCCAACTGCGACTATTACAGGCAGTACAGCGACCTGTTTGGGAGGAACCTTAAGCCTGACGGCTTCCGGAGGCGTAAATTACGCATGGAGCGGTCCGGGAGGATATACTGCAAACTCTGCAACTATTACGAGAACAGGAGTTACGTTTGGGATGGGAGGTAACTATATAGTTACGGTAACATCTGCAAACGGATGTACTGCTTCTACGTCAGTAACGGTTACCACCAACGGTGGAACGGCATCTATTACAGGGAATACAGGTTTCTGTACCGGTTCAACCATTACCCTGACGGCATCAGGCGGGACTTCCTACGCATGGAGCGGACCGGGCGGGTTTACAGCCTTTACAGCAACAATGACCCGAAGCGGGGCAACTACTGCTATGGCGGGAACTTATACGGTTACTGTTACCGGAGCGGGGGGATGTACGGCTACTGCAAGTCATACGATTACCGTAGGCAGTACATTTACGGCCGGAGTATCAGGCACGCTTACCTATTGTGAAGGAACGACGATTTCACTAACGGCTACGGGCGGAGTTTCTTACTTATGGAGTGGTCCGGGTGGATACAGTTCAGCAGGGGCTGTTTTATCCCGTCCGTCAGCGACACCGGCTATGTCCGGAGCATATACCGTAACGGTTACGAACGCCGGAGGATGTACTGCAACTGCTACCCGAAACGTAACGGTGAATCCATTACCTACCGCAAATATTACGGGAAGCAATGTGATTTGTCAAGGTACAACCCTGACTTTGACAGCGTCGGGAGGAACCTCCTATGCATGGAGCGGTCCCGGATTTAGCGCTACTACAGCTACAATTAACCGGACAAATGCGACCGTAGCCATGAGCGGGACCTATACGGTTACGGTAACGGGCACGGGCGGATGTAAATCAACGATGAGTATTGCGGTAACGGTCAATCCAAAACCGGTTGTTTCGATTACCGGTCCAGGCAGCGTTTGCAATGGAAGTACTTTATTCCTTACTGCAACCGGAGGTGCTACTTACGCATGGAGCGGTCCGGGTGGATTTAGCTATAGCGGAGCTACCATGGAACGTTCAGGCATGAACAGTTCAGCAGTGGGTAGTTATACGGTTACTGTTACGAGTGTGGCAGGATGTACGAGTACCGCGACCAAGTACGTATCGGTATTGGCAACACCTACGGTCAATGTTTCAGGCACGCTCACTTATTGTGCAGGTGCGAATATTGGTCTAACAGCATCAGGAGGAAGTACGTACTCATGGTCAGGTCCGGGAGGATTTACTGCATCAACGGCTTCATTCATCAGGGTTGTCTCAACGGTTGCCATGTCGGGCGTTTATACTGTAACGGTTACGGCTTCGAACGGATGTTCAAATACAGCGAGCAGAACCATAACCGTCAATCCGTTGCCGATAGCAAGTGCGAGCAGTAACAGCCCGGTATGTGCGGGAACGCAAATTACTTTGTTTGGAAGCGGAGGAGTTGCCTATCAATGGCAAGGTCCGGCTTTGTATAGTTCTACTTTACAAAACCCGGTAAGAAACAGCGCAACGACAAGTATGGGCGGTACTTACAACCTTACGGTAACTGATTCTAACGGATGCAAAGGAACAACGAGCACGGTGGTATTGGTGTTGACGTGTCCGGGTAAAACGGAAACAGAGGTTTCCGGCGTTGAAACCCTGACGGCATATCCAAACCCGACAGGCGGCATGACTACCATTGAATTTAGCACTTATACAGATGAACAGGTTCAGCTCAAAGTATTTGCTGCGGATGGTCGGGAAGTGAGTGTTTTGTTTGACGGAAAGGCCGAGGGTGGAACTTCGAACCAGCTCAGCTTTGATATGAATCCGCTTCCATCAGGTATTTACTACGCTGTTTTGCGGACTGCAAATGGCGAAACGCAGCAGATTAAGTTGATGGTGGTGCGGTAA